The following are from one region of the Hymenobacter radiodurans genome:
- a CDS encoding RagB/SusD family nutrient uptake outer membrane protein, with protein sequence MNVRSKFATLAMLGLLSLSAGSCSDFLEPTPQTSVDRNDVFTDLEGARGAVIGIYGALTSANYLGLLYPVFADLAADNLAHIGTFPTYAQTKNRNILTDNVNNQDIYFAIYRTINRANNVIAQVPAIASISEEQRNAFLAEALFLRAYAHFDATRYWGDVALVLTPTSTPDATLNVARSPRAAVYEQVLADLTAAEPSLPEANVGRATKSAATALRARVELYRENWQGAAAAADQIIASNRFQLLPSYRSVFTTENSAESIWEIQFDANTQSSLAFFFLPGINGGRNEVSPTGPASTLPTAYETGDQRKDASISNGTFILGTRPVAAGVGIKYTDPGTGTDNFRAIRFAEILLIGAEAKARLGDLPGSLTLLNRVRVRAGLAPRVGLAQPALLDAIAQERRVELAMEGHRWFDLVRTGRAQSLLGIVDPNRLLFPIPFRETVNNPNITQNPGY encoded by the coding sequence ATGAATGTTCGTTCCAAATTTGCAACGCTGGCAATGCTTGGGCTATTGAGCCTGAGTGCAGGTAGCTGCTCTGATTTTCTTGAACCTACTCCCCAAACTTCCGTTGACCGAAACGATGTATTTACTGACTTAGAAGGTGCGCGAGGGGCAGTAATCGGTATCTATGGTGCTCTGACGAGCGCTAACTACCTAGGCCTTCTTTATCCGGTTTTCGCTGACCTAGCAGCCGATAATTTGGCTCACATCGGTACGTTTCCGACGTACGCTCAAACCAAAAACCGTAATATTCTGACCGATAACGTTAATAATCAGGATATATACTTCGCCATCTACCGTACGATCAACCGCGCCAATAACGTCATCGCTCAGGTTCCGGCTATAGCCAGTATCAGCGAAGAGCAGCGCAATGCATTTCTGGCTGAAGCCTTGTTTTTGCGAGCTTATGCCCACTTTGATGCTACTCGTTATTGGGGTGATGTAGCGTTGGTACTCACCCCTACCTCTACGCCTGACGCTACATTAAATGTAGCCCGTTCGCCCCGTGCTGCTGTGTACGAGCAGGTTCTTGCTGATTTAACGGCAGCGGAACCATCTTTGCCAGAGGCAAATGTAGGCCGAGCCACAAAATCGGCTGCTACAGCGCTACGGGCCCGTGTAGAACTGTACCGCGAGAACTGGCAAGGTGCAGCCGCAGCAGCTGATCAGATTATAGCTAGTAACCGTTTTCAACTTTTACCCAGCTACAGGAGCGTCTTCACAACGGAGAATTCGGCGGAGTCTATTTGGGAAATTCAGTTTGATGCCAATACGCAGAGTTCTCTTGCTTTTTTCTTTCTACCTGGTATTAATGGGGGCCGAAATGAGGTGAGCCCCACTGGCCCAGCCAGTACACTGCCAACAGCGTACGAAACCGGTGACCAGCGCAAGGATGCATCAATTTCTAACGGTACTTTCATACTAGGCACACGACCTGTTGCAGCAGGCGTGGGTATTAAATATACCGACCCAGGTACAGGTACTGATAACTTCCGTGCTATCCGTTTTGCCGAAATCCTGCTGATTGGAGCAGAAGCAAAAGCTCGGCTTGGAGACCTACCAGGGTCGCTTACACTCTTAAATCGAGTACGGGTACGTGCAGGTCTAGCCCCCAGAGTCGGTTTAGCTCAACCAGCACTATTGGATGCTATTGCGCAGGAACGCCGAGTAGAGTTGGCCATGGAAGGACACCGCTGGTTTGACTTAGTGCGTACAGGTAGAGCCCAATCGCTACTAGGTATTGTAGACCCTAACCGATTGCTTTTCCCCATTCCGTTCCGCGAAACCGTTAATAATCCGAACATAACTCAGAATCCTGGTTATTAG
- a CDS encoding SusD/RagB family nutrient-binding outer membrane lipoprotein yields MRFFRFTKYVAFTATLGLLGACDDFLDVNQSPNAVLAAPAPNVLVAAETHLGFLMGSDIHRYSSLFVQQFAGQGGAGIQNAEYDRYNVTATDMNNAWRSNIYGGALADLQKLVEQTQTSSPRYAGISKIMQAFTFAVTTDAWGDIPLTDALKFASNVQPKYDNSEAVYTSILALIDSGVEDLAKASEFTPLTDDLIYGGDVTKWRKLANTLKLRLYVHYYPKVSATATSNIATLIAQGPANFISTSADNFQMDFAGVSNNENPIHQFEGRRPNQFYPSSTLVGLMNTKSDPRRASYFTASPVAGQYTGAGNGTGATGAPATAFSRMHTYLRGEATTTGTTTTYTGAAPIRMLIAPEYHFILAEYYSRTGNVASATTSLTAGVRISMQMAGVATAAIDTYVAGLPAQIAANTASSGAEGLLRTIIEEKYVANYGVAVEPWTDWRRTKYPALNPAANAVIPQIPRVLPYSDLERVANPANTPERTDLTAPAVFWDPGR; encoded by the coding sequence ATGCGATTTTTCCGCTTTACTAAATATGTCGCATTCACAGCCACATTAGGGCTGCTGGGTGCATGCGACGATTTTCTAGACGTGAACCAGAGCCCAAACGCGGTACTGGCCGCTCCGGCACCTAACGTGTTGGTAGCTGCTGAGACGCACCTTGGCTTCTTGATGGGCTCTGATATTCACCGCTACAGTTCTCTATTCGTCCAGCAATTCGCGGGTCAGGGTGGCGCAGGTATTCAGAATGCTGAGTACGACCGCTACAATGTAACTGCAACAGACATGAACAACGCCTGGCGCTCAAACATCTATGGTGGTGCCTTAGCTGATCTGCAGAAGCTCGTTGAGCAGACGCAAACGAGCAGCCCGCGTTATGCTGGTATCAGCAAGATCATGCAGGCATTTACCTTCGCTGTAACAACAGACGCCTGGGGTGATATCCCATTAACAGACGCGCTAAAGTTCGCTAGTAACGTACAGCCGAAGTACGATAACTCAGAAGCTGTGTACACCAGCATTCTGGCTCTTATCGATTCAGGGGTTGAGGATTTAGCAAAAGCCTCTGAGTTTACTCCTCTCACCGACGACCTGATCTATGGTGGAGACGTAACTAAATGGAGAAAGCTTGCTAATACGCTGAAATTACGGTTGTATGTGCACTACTACCCCAAAGTATCAGCTACTGCTACCAGCAATATTGCTACTCTGATTGCTCAAGGACCAGCGAATTTTATCAGCACATCTGCTGACAACTTTCAAATGGACTTCGCTGGTGTTTCTAACAACGAAAATCCTATTCATCAGTTCGAGGGTCGTCGTCCGAACCAGTTTTACCCAAGCTCAACCTTAGTTGGCTTGATGAATACGAAGTCGGATCCACGTCGTGCTAGTTACTTCACGGCTTCCCCAGTTGCTGGTCAGTATACGGGTGCTGGCAATGGCACAGGAGCAACTGGTGCGCCTGCAACTGCTTTCTCTCGGATGCATACCTACTTACGGGGTGAAGCAACAACAACAGGAACAACGACTACCTATACAGGAGCTGCTCCCATCCGAATGTTGATTGCTCCTGAGTATCATTTCATTCTGGCTGAATACTATTCTCGTACGGGTAACGTAGCAAGTGCTACTACCTCACTTACGGCTGGTGTTCGCATTTCTATGCAAATGGCAGGCGTAGCTACTGCTGCAATCGACACGTATGTAGCGGGCTTACCAGCTCAAATTGCTGCTAATACTGCTTCTAGCGGAGCTGAAGGCCTTCTTCGCACTATTATCGAGGAGAAATATGTAGCCAACTATGGTGTAGCCGTGGAGCCCTGGACTGATTGGCGCCGCACTAAGTACCCTGCGTTGAACCCAGCTGCGAACGCTGTCATTCCTCAGATTCCCCGGGTTCTGCCCTACTCAGATTTGGAGCGCGTTGCGAATCCAGCGAACACTCCTGAGCGCACCGACTTGACGGCGCCAGCTGTATTCTGGGATCCAGGCCGCTAA
- a CDS encoding RagB/SusD family nutrient uptake outer membrane protein produces MFNNSTLRQLVLCTLLLATATSCEDIVEQTPPQALTQEDAFANPDRIQKTATGMYDQLQNAEFLGGRALIYSDIRSDDTNPTGFFGGIGTLNALANDGTVTNAWTGGYRSLYGANFFIQNMTKNTGKVAPELEAQYIGEAKFIRALVYFHLVNLFAQPYNFTADASHPGVILQLDAPDAVSAFDATQAKPRSTVREVYAQIEADLTDAIAGLPETYTTNFDKTARATKDAARSLLSRVYLYEGKYADAARLAGEVVTGARHSLAATPAVPFTLATFSNAESIFSVAMNVSDNPNTNNALGQHYGRRADISVNPYALIPTSQFPADDRRRLLLLTPTTIPASTSSPLIFTKKYNEASADYVPIVRYAETLLNRAEGLAQTATGVSAEAVTLLNLVRNRSKPATAPSYTVADFANKAALIEAILLERRLELAFEGHRYYDLMRYKRNSSRIAYGAERAILPIPLVDIQQNPNLVQNPGY; encoded by the coding sequence ATGTTTAATAACTCCACTCTACGGCAGCTTGTACTTTGCACCTTGCTGCTAGCCACGGCTACCAGCTGTGAGGATATTGTAGAACAAACTCCACCGCAAGCATTAACTCAGGAAGATGCTTTCGCAAACCCAGATCGCATTCAAAAAACTGCAACTGGCATGTACGACCAGTTGCAGAACGCCGAGTTCTTAGGTGGTCGTGCGCTTATCTATAGTGATATACGCAGTGATGACACCAATCCCACTGGCTTCTTCGGTGGTATTGGCACTTTGAATGCGCTAGCCAACGATGGTACTGTAACCAACGCTTGGACAGGCGGTTATCGGAGCCTGTACGGTGCTAACTTCTTCATACAAAATATGACGAAGAACACGGGCAAAGTGGCACCAGAGCTAGAGGCGCAATACATAGGTGAAGCCAAGTTCATTCGGGCGCTGGTGTATTTTCACTTAGTGAATCTGTTTGCTCAACCCTACAATTTTACGGCTGATGCTTCTCACCCTGGCGTAATTCTACAGCTTGATGCACCTGATGCTGTATCTGCTTTCGATGCAACCCAAGCCAAGCCTCGCTCTACGGTACGGGAAGTTTATGCTCAAATTGAGGCAGATTTGACAGATGCCATTGCAGGGCTGCCAGAAACTTACACCACCAACTTCGATAAGACGGCGCGTGCCACTAAGGATGCCGCCCGCTCGTTGCTTTCCCGCGTGTATCTCTACGAAGGTAAGTATGCTGATGCTGCTCGCTTGGCAGGTGAAGTAGTAACCGGAGCACGTCATTCTTTGGCTGCTACTCCCGCTGTGCCGTTTACTCTTGCTACTTTCTCAAACGCTGAGTCAATTTTCTCGGTGGCCATGAACGTATCGGATAACCCGAATACGAACAACGCCTTGGGACAGCACTATGGTCGTCGCGCAGACATAAGCGTAAACCCTTATGCTTTGATTCCGACTAGTCAGTTTCCTGCTGATGACCGTCGCCGTTTGCTGTTGCTCACGCCTACCACTATTCCTGCTTCCACCAGCAGCCCTCTAATCTTTACCAAGAAGTACAACGAAGCCTCGGCTGACTATGTGCCGATAGTAAGATATGCAGAGACCTTGCTCAACCGTGCTGAAGGACTAGCTCAAACAGCCACTGGCGTAAGTGCTGAGGCTGTTACACTCCTGAATCTGGTACGCAACCGTTCGAAGCCCGCAACTGCGCCTTCTTACACAGTTGCTGACTTTGCTAATAAGGCTGCTTTGATTGAAGCTATCCTGTTGGAGCGCCGCTTGGAGCTAGCTTTTGAAGGCCATCGATACTACGACCTGATGCGCTATAAGCGTAACTCCAGCCGTATTGCGTATGGTGCAGAAAGAGCAATTCTACCCATTCCCTTGGTAGATATTCAACAGAACCCCAATCTAGTGCAGAACCCTGGGTACTAA
- a CDS encoding SusC/RagA family TonB-linked outer membrane protein, translating into MKKILLMSFLLIVTLLQQVTAQDRSISGRVTDRQTGEGLPGVTVLLKGTSNGVSTNSDGTFALSVPASGGVLTFSSIGFVSQEQAIGTSNQVNMALASDTKALSEVVVVGYGSQSKALVTGAITSVDAKEFQGQPIAGVDQALQGRASGVQVTANSGTPGGGIAVRIRGNNSISASSDPLYVVDGVPINTGSYSNIGVGNQQLNALSDINPNDIASIEILKDAAAAAIYGSRAANGVVLITTKRGQAGRTKITLDAYQGVQQTIKRLDVLTGQQSQDLINEQRANVGQAPLYVEANPTANQSLFTGANTNWQDEIFRTARIGSYTLTASGGDERTRFLVTGSYFDQEGIIIGSGFKRGSVRFNLDNKISDRVRIGMNVTGSRSLNNRIANDNNIYGVLSAAILLGAQTPIYNADGSFGRDRFSSVENPVAAATLPILEARNNRLIGSVYAEADILKSLRFRTTLGADYLNLKEDRFLPSTLLQATGSNGLGNANSRYDVLWQTENTLTFNKSFGDHNLTLLAGQSAIKSTQEGITTTVSGFATNKITRLAAGSVRTEASSDGTLWTLLSYFGRANYDYKGRYILSGSIRRDGSSRFGSENKYGIFPAVSGSWRISEEAFFPEIFVSELKLRGGYGETGNFEIGNFASRNLYGVGSGNLANYNQLAGLVPTQIGVSDLTWEKSKETNVGLDVGFLDSRLMFSANVFKKQANALLLNRQLPLTSGFTDVTQNIGSLENKGLELELTSQNVKSDAFSWTTNFNLSFIRNEVTGLVNNAPFLSGFANRVQVGSPLGSFYGYEVDRIYQTQAEIDADNAAAREAAGRQTVFYQVQGTRPGDIRFRDIAGGPDGQPDGLITAADQTIIGSAQPDFFGGINNQLSFKGFDLGFFFQFQYGNEIYSNTRSFAEGMNGQFGQLATVNDRWTPTNPSTTMPRAAQGDPNNNRRTSDRFLEDGSYLRLKTLTLGYNIPEGITKVMRLQTARIYVSGQNLLTFTDYSGLDPEINTFSGSNTSLGTDFLTFPQARTVQVGINLGL; encoded by the coding sequence ATGAAAAAAATCTTACTTATGAGCTTTCTGCTCATTGTCACCCTGTTGCAGCAGGTGACAGCCCAAGATCGAAGCATCTCTGGCCGAGTCACTGACCGGCAGACGGGAGAGGGACTACCTGGCGTAACGGTCTTACTTAAGGGCACCAGCAATGGTGTATCAACTAACTCTGATGGTACCTTCGCGCTATCAGTTCCGGCTTCTGGAGGTGTGCTGACATTCAGCTCGATTGGCTTCGTTTCCCAGGAGCAAGCTATTGGCACAAGCAACCAGGTAAATATGGCGCTTGCCAGTGACACGAAAGCTCTGAGCGAAGTAGTTGTAGTCGGTTATGGTAGTCAGTCTAAGGCACTAGTTACCGGCGCTATCACATCGGTTGACGCGAAAGAATTTCAGGGGCAACCAATAGCGGGAGTTGACCAAGCGCTGCAAGGTCGGGCGTCGGGGGTACAGGTTACAGCCAACTCAGGAACACCAGGTGGTGGCATTGCCGTGCGTATCAGAGGTAATAACTCAATATCAGCTAGTAGCGACCCGCTATATGTAGTGGATGGTGTACCTATCAATACTGGTAGCTACTCCAACATTGGCGTAGGCAACCAGCAGTTGAACGCACTGTCAGATATCAATCCTAATGACATTGCTTCAATCGAAATTCTAAAGGACGCCGCCGCCGCCGCCATTTATGGCTCACGCGCTGCAAATGGAGTGGTTCTGATTACAACCAAGCGTGGCCAAGCTGGTCGCACTAAAATCACACTTGATGCATATCAGGGGGTACAACAGACCATCAAGCGCTTAGATGTTCTTACTGGACAACAATCGCAGGATCTGATTAATGAACAACGCGCCAACGTTGGTCAAGCGCCCCTATATGTGGAGGCTAATCCTACTGCAAATCAATCTCTGTTCACAGGAGCAAACACGAATTGGCAGGATGAAATTTTCCGCACAGCTCGCATAGGCAGTTACACTCTAACAGCATCAGGAGGCGATGAGCGTACCCGCTTTCTAGTTACGGGCAGCTACTTTGATCAAGAAGGCATTATCATTGGTTCGGGCTTTAAGCGTGGCAGCGTACGCTTCAACCTTGATAATAAAATTTCGGATCGGGTCCGGATCGGCATGAACGTAACAGGCAGCCGCTCACTCAATAACCGCATTGCCAACGACAACAATATATACGGCGTACTAAGTGCAGCTATATTGTTGGGTGCCCAGACGCCTATATATAACGCTGATGGCAGCTTTGGCCGTGACCGTTTTTCTTCTGTTGAAAACCCTGTAGCAGCCGCTACTCTTCCTATTCTGGAAGCGCGAAACAATCGTCTAATCGGCAGTGTATATGCGGAAGCAGATATTCTAAAGAGCCTACGGTTTCGCACTACGTTAGGGGCTGACTATCTAAACCTAAAAGAAGACCGGTTTTTACCTAGCACCTTGCTGCAGGCAACAGGTAGTAATGGCTTAGGTAACGCAAACAGTCGCTACGATGTGCTCTGGCAGACGGAAAATACGTTGACTTTTAATAAATCATTCGGTGACCACAACCTTACGTTGCTAGCCGGACAAAGCGCAATCAAGTCAACTCAGGAAGGTATTACTACTACTGTCTCGGGATTTGCGACCAATAAAATCACCCGCTTAGCGGCTGGCTCGGTTAGAACGGAAGCTTCATCCGACGGTACTCTCTGGACCCTGCTCTCCTATTTTGGGCGCGCCAACTACGACTATAAGGGACGCTATATCCTGAGTGGTTCCATACGCCGTGATGGCTCATCACGTTTTGGCTCGGAGAATAAGTATGGCATATTCCCGGCGGTTTCTGGTAGCTGGCGTATTTCGGAGGAAGCTTTCTTCCCAGAGATATTCGTAAGCGAGCTAAAGCTACGGGGCGGCTATGGTGAGACAGGCAACTTCGAAATTGGCAATTTTGCTTCGCGCAATCTCTACGGTGTAGGCTCTGGTAACCTAGCCAACTACAACCAGCTTGCTGGTTTGGTACCCACGCAAATTGGCGTAAGTGATTTGACTTGGGAGAAGTCGAAAGAAACAAACGTTGGATTAGACGTAGGCTTTTTGGATAGTCGCCTGATGTTTTCAGCTAACGTTTTCAAAAAGCAGGCAAATGCTTTGCTACTCAACCGCCAGCTACCGCTAACTTCTGGTTTTACTGATGTTACCCAGAATATAGGTAGTCTTGAGAATAAAGGACTGGAACTTGAGTTGACCTCGCAGAACGTAAAAAGCGATGCCTTTTCTTGGACTACCAATTTCAACCTTTCCTTTATTCGTAACGAAGTAACAGGGTTGGTGAATAACGCACCTTTCCTCTCTGGATTTGCTAACCGCGTCCAAGTAGGGTCCCCGCTAGGCAGCTTCTATGGCTATGAGGTTGACCGGATATATCAAACCCAAGCGGAAATTGATGCTGACAATGCTGCTGCCCGTGAAGCTGCTGGTCGTCAAACGGTTTTTTATCAGGTTCAAGGAACTCGGCCTGGTGACATTCGCTTCCGCGATATTGCTGGGGGTCCAGATGGACAACCTGATGGCCTTATTACTGCAGCTGACCAAACTATAATTGGTTCAGCACAACCTGACTTTTTCGGTGGCATTAATAACCAGTTAAGCTTTAAGGGCTTCGACTTAGGCTTCTTCTTCCAGTTTCAGTACGGCAACGAGATATATAGCAATACCCGCTCGTTTGCAGAAGGAATGAATGGACAGTTTGGACAGCTTGCAACTGTGAATGACCGTTGGACGCCTACGAACCCCAGCACTACGATGCCCCGGGCCGCTCAGGGTGACCCCAACAATAACCGTCGTACCTCTGACCGCTTTCTAGAAGATGGATCTTACCTACGCTTAAAGACGCTGACGCTGGGGTACAACATTCCAGAAGGCATTACTAAAGTGATGCGGTTGCAAACTGCTCGTATTTACGTCTCAGGCCAGAACCTATTAACTTTTACAGACTACTCTGGCCTAGATCCTGAGATCAACACCTTCAGTGGCAGTAACACTTCTTTGGGTACTGACTTCCTCACTTTCCCACAAGCCCGCACCGTTCAGGTAGGCATTAACCTGGGTCTCTAA
- a CDS encoding SusC/RagA family TonB-linked outer membrane protein yields the protein MKRILLMSFLLILTLLQQVSAQDRSISGRVTDRQTGEGLPGVTVLLKGTTNGISTNSDGTFSLSVPASGGILTFSSIGFVTQEQSIGTNNQINVGLAADTKALSEVVVTGYGGSQEVKDITGSIAQVKEEKLLLQPVQSVDQTLQGRMAGVNVNTTSGTLGDQAAVRIRGANSISGSSDPLYVVDGIPLNTSNNGNVLSTRYNPLADINPNDIESVNVLKDASAAAIYGSRAANGVIVITTKRGKAGQNRISLNSFYGFQQAIRKPEVLNGADFATISNEKANNSRFGSSNGVINTTFPIDIAKPIDVNGDGIDDETNWIDEIFQTGTQQNYQVALSGGNEFAKYYGSGDWNDQKGIILKNRLRRGSGRLNLDLTPKKWLKSGVSLSYAKTYNQGINGEGALAGATVSGYTAPPNVPVFNPDGTYYLNNLGNLGNGNNAIPNAAIAPNAYYHIPGTLSLNKNDNTSQRTLGNGYLTVEPFKGFYLTTKYGIDYTTNFEEQYSSGILGGLGRNILGAGQLGLVQDYNTDRTQYNWQNYANYDRTFGENHTVGLIAGVEYQETKLRRIYTVAGGFSDDKFQSIIDNVFTSQAPGGGQLSNLGFKSYYGSANYSFGNKYYANFSLRADESSAFGEDNRRGVFPGGSVGWRISEESFLQNISAIGDLKVRASYGLVGNSNGIGNYASRTLVGGGLYADVNGFTISQVGNPALGWETSKKLDIGLDASLFNDRVNVVFDYFNNDISGLLLAAPVLRSTGVPGASINRNIGSMYNRGFELTLNTVNVKLDNGFSWSSSFNGSIIKNRVTELATPNDIISGVQRASVDKALGIYYLPEWAGVNPENGNAQFYDKDGNIKQYDAAYTVRNGTVFTTGRWLDANGEATTPIGAADFKYQDGKTGYAKFFGGFDNTFAFKGVELGIFMQYSAGNYIYNGYRSAMLSNSFQNNIVEIKDRWTTPGQETDIQKLVLRDVVSTQASTRWLEKGDFLRLRQVSLGYNLPASVAQRLGLNNVRIYSLVQNLYTFTKYSGLDPEVNSNITSNIAYGTDGRSVPPTRSFTFGINLGI from the coding sequence ATGAAAAGAATTCTATTAATGAGTTTTTTACTCATTCTCACTCTGTTGCAGCAGGTGAGCGCACAAGATCGGAGCATTTCCGGTCGGGTTACAGATCGGCAGACAGGTGAAGGTCTACCCGGCGTAACTGTATTACTTAAAGGTACCACCAATGGTATTTCAACCAACTCGGATGGTACTTTTTCATTATCCGTTCCGGCTTCAGGTGGAATATTAACGTTCAGCTCGATTGGTTTTGTTACACAAGAGCAGTCAATTGGCACCAACAACCAGATCAACGTAGGGTTGGCCGCTGATACTAAAGCACTGAGCGAAGTAGTTGTAACGGGCTATGGCGGTTCGCAGGAAGTGAAGGATATCACGGGATCGATAGCACAAGTCAAAGAAGAGAAATTGCTTCTTCAGCCTGTACAAAGTGTTGACCAGACATTGCAAGGCCGTATGGCCGGTGTAAACGTTAACACAACCAGCGGTACTCTAGGCGACCAAGCAGCAGTCCGTATTCGGGGTGCTAACTCTATTTCGGGTAGCTCAGATCCACTTTATGTGGTTGATGGTATTCCTCTGAATACTTCCAATAATGGTAACGTTCTTAGCACCCGTTACAATCCCTTGGCCGATATTAACCCTAATGATATCGAGTCAGTTAACGTATTGAAAGACGCCTCAGCAGCAGCTATTTATGGTTCGCGCGCGGCAAACGGCGTAATTGTAATTACTACCAAGCGTGGTAAAGCAGGTCAAAACCGCATTTCGCTGAACTCATTTTATGGTTTTCAGCAAGCTATCCGCAAGCCTGAAGTATTAAATGGAGCTGACTTCGCCACCATCAGCAATGAAAAGGCTAATAACAGCCGCTTCGGCAGCTCAAATGGCGTTATCAACACTACCTTCCCTATTGACATTGCAAAACCCATTGATGTAAATGGTGATGGTATTGATGATGAGACTAACTGGATTGATGAGATCTTCCAAACTGGTACTCAGCAGAACTATCAAGTAGCTTTATCAGGCGGTAATGAATTCGCCAAGTACTACGGTTCGGGCGACTGGAATGACCAGAAAGGTATCATCCTGAAAAACCGGCTGCGTCGCGGCTCCGGGCGTTTGAATCTTGATCTAACCCCGAAGAAATGGTTGAAGTCGGGTGTTAGCCTTAGCTATGCTAAGACGTACAACCAAGGCATCAACGGCGAAGGTGCTCTAGCAGGTGCTACGGTATCGGGCTACACTGCTCCACCAAACGTACCCGTATTCAATCCTGACGGCACCTATTATCTGAACAACTTGGGCAACTTAGGCAATGGCAATAACGCTATTCCAAACGCTGCTATTGCTCCTAATGCTTACTATCATATCCCAGGTACGCTTTCGCTAAACAAAAACGACAACACGTCGCAGCGTACATTAGGCAACGGCTATCTGACGGTTGAGCCCTTTAAAGGCTTCTATCTAACCACAAAGTACGGTATTGACTATACTACCAACTTTGAGGAGCAGTATAGCAGCGGTATCTTGGGTGGCTTGGGCCGGAACATTCTGGGCGCTGGTCAGCTTGGCTTGGTACAGGACTACAATACAGACCGTACTCAGTATAACTGGCAGAACTACGCCAACTACGACCGCACTTTTGGTGAGAACCACACCGTTGGATTGATTGCTGGTGTTGAATATCAAGAAACGAAGCTCCGTCGTATTTACACGGTTGCTGGCGGCTTCTCTGACGACAAGTTCCAGTCTATCATCGACAACGTTTTCACCTCACAGGCTCCTGGTGGAGGACAGCTATCTAATCTTGGCTTCAAATCCTACTATGGTAGCGCAAACTACAGCTTCGGCAATAAGTACTATGCTAACTTCTCACTACGTGCAGATGAGTCGTCTGCATTCGGAGAAGACAACCGTCGTGGTGTATTCCCAGGTGGTTCTGTAGGCTGGCGTATTTCAGAAGAGAGCTTTTTACAGAATATTTCTGCAATTGGCGACTTGAAGGTTCGCGCCAGCTATGGCTTGGTAGGTAACTCTAATGGTATAGGCAACTATGCTTCTCGTACCCTAGTGGGTGGAGGTCTTTATGCTGACGTAAACGGCTTCACTATCTCGCAGGTAGGCAATCCGGCTTTGGGATGGGAAACATCTAAGAAGCTTGACATCGGCCTCGATGCTTCTTTATTCAATGATCGGGTGAATGTCGTTTTTGACTACTTCAACAATGATATCAGCGGCCTGCTCTTAGCAGCCCCCGTATTGCGTAGCACGGGCGTACCCGGAGCCTCTATCAACCGGAACATCGGCTCGATGTATAATCGTGGTTTCGAATTGACATTGAACACGGTAAACGTAAAGTTGGATAATGGCTTCTCTTGGAGTTCCTCCTTCAATGGCTCGATCATCAAGAACCGCGTAACCGAGTTGGCAACGCCAAACGATATCATCTCTGGTGTTCAGCGCGCCAGCGTTGATAAGGCACTTGGTATCTATTATCTGCCTGAGTGGGCTGGTGTAAACCCTGAGAATGGTAATGCTCAGTTTTACGATAAGGATGGTAACATTAAGCAGTATGATGCTGCTTATACTGTTCGCAACGGTACTGTATTTACAACTGGTCGTTGGCTGGATGCAAATGGCGAGGCTACCACTCCTATTGGTGCTGCTGACTTTAAGTATCAGGATGGCAAAACAGGCTATGCCAAGTTCTTTGGTGGCTTTGACAACACATTTGCCTTCAAGGGCGTTGAGTTGGGCATTTTCATGCAATACAGTGCCGGCAACTATATCTACAATGGTTACCGCTCTGCTATGCTAAGCAATAGCTTCCAGAATAATATCGTAGAGATCAAGGATCGTTGGACTACTCCTGGTCAAGAGACGGATATCCAAAAGCTTGTATTACGTGACGTGGTATCAACTCAGGCTTCTACTCGCTGGTTGGAGAAAGGTGATTTCCTGCGTTTACGTCAGGTTAGCTTAGGCTACAACTTGCCTGCTTCTGTGGCTCAGCGTTTAGGTTTGAACAACGTACGAATTTATAGCCTTGTGCAAAACCTGTATACGTTCACGAAATACAGTGGGCTTGACCCTGAGGTGAACTCTAACATCACTTCCAACATTGCCTATGGCACAGATGGCCGCTCTGTTCCTCCTACGCGGAGCTTCACCTTCGGCATCAACTTGGGTATTTAA